From Sphingobium sp. RAC03, a single genomic window includes:
- a CDS encoding fumarylacetoacetate hydrolase family protein, translated as MRLATLKRGGRDGTLVAVSDDGARVAQVKGYATLQAALDDWDAAQDALTAAVKAAASGEVVTPDDFAAPLPRAWQWLDGSAFTNHAKLMETAFNMPPIETDLPLMYQGMSHQFIAPTDDVPFPSEADGIDFEGEFGVITDDVPMGCCAADALGHVRLVVLINDWSLRAIAPVEMKTGFGWIQAKPACSVAPFAVTPDALGDAWRDGRVCLPLTVEVDGEWFGHPNGAAMAYGFHELIAHAARSRSLPAGTIIGSGTVSNAEHETVGSTCLSERRAIEIIAHGAPKTSFLPFGSRVAMRAGEGASPFGVIDQRVVAG; from the coding sequence ATGCGTCTGGCAACATTGAAGCGCGGAGGCCGTGACGGCACGCTGGTAGCGGTCAGCGACGATGGCGCGCGGGTCGCACAGGTCAAGGGCTATGCCACGCTGCAGGCGGCGCTGGACGATTGGGACGCGGCGCAGGACGCGCTGACCGCAGCCGTCAAGGCGGCAGCGTCGGGCGAAGTGGTTACACCCGACGATTTCGCCGCGCCCCTGCCGCGCGCCTGGCAATGGTTGGACGGGTCGGCCTTTACCAATCACGCCAAATTGATGGAAACGGCGTTCAACATGCCGCCGATCGAAACCGACCTGCCGCTCATGTATCAGGGCATGAGCCACCAGTTCATCGCGCCGACCGATGATGTGCCTTTCCCCAGCGAAGCGGACGGCATCGATTTCGAGGGCGAGTTCGGCGTCATCACCGATGACGTGCCGATGGGCTGCTGCGCCGCCGATGCCCTTGGCCATGTCCGGTTGGTTGTCCTGATCAACGACTGGTCGCTGCGCGCGATCGCGCCGGTGGAGATGAAGACCGGCTTTGGCTGGATACAGGCCAAGCCCGCCTGCAGCGTTGCGCCGTTCGCAGTGACGCCCGATGCCCTTGGCGATGCCTGGCGCGATGGCCGCGTCTGCCTGCCGCTGACAGTCGAGGTGGATGGGGAATGGTTCGGTCATCCCAATGGCGCGGCGATGGCCTATGGCTTCCACGAACTGATCGCCCACGCCGCCCGTTCGCGCTCGCTGCCGGCCGGCACGATCATTGGCTCCGGCACCGTGTCCAATGCGGAGCATGAGACGGTAGGCTCGACCTGCCTGTCCGAACGCCGCGCGATCGAAATCATCGCCCATGGCGCGCCCAAAACATCCTTCCTCCCCTTCGGCAGCCGCGTCGCGATGCGCGCGGGCGAGGGGGCGTCACCCTTCGGTGTCATCGATCAGCGGGTGGTGGCAGGGTAA
- a CDS encoding alpha/beta hydrolase family protein — MALFEYFPNYIWNLSVSIALESGGKIGEIVDMCQPIRDAAASGADAGTPQFMAQWVAMAERLIGLADEDIAAGRAFSASDKMERAALYLFVAERMQGHGAPGREATYAKARDIFDRSTELGKINRERVEIPLAQGTMPALYTRAAGPGPHPVVVYCNGLDSCKELLYWSNLPEALARRGISTLSVDQPGSGEALRLQNLPVDPHSENWASKAIDWLETQADADPKRIGMTGISLGGHFAPRAVAYEPRFASGACWGANHNWAEVQQKRLNREGENPVPHYWAHVMWAFGADTMEDFLEKAKDMNLNGGHMDGVKVPFLVTHGAKDRQISVDYAQDCYDQLVNSLRRELKLFTEREGGVEHVGADNMSFGCDYIADWFADTLSGHAG; from the coding sequence ATGGCTTTGTTTGAATATTTCCCCAACTATATCTGGAACCTGTCGGTTTCGATCGCGCTGGAAAGCGGCGGCAAGATCGGCGAAATCGTCGATATGTGCCAGCCGATCCGCGACGCGGCGGCATCCGGCGCGGACGCAGGTACGCCCCAGTTCATGGCGCAGTGGGTCGCGATGGCCGAGCGGCTGATCGGCCTCGCCGATGAAGACATCGCCGCCGGGCGCGCTTTCTCCGCCTCCGACAAGATGGAGCGCGCGGCGCTCTATCTGTTCGTGGCCGAACGGATGCAGGGCCATGGCGCTCCGGGCCGCGAAGCAACCTATGCCAAGGCGCGCGACATTTTCGATCGCTCGACGGAACTGGGCAAGATCAACCGCGAGCGGGTGGAAATCCCGCTGGCGCAGGGCACGATGCCCGCGCTCTATACCCGTGCGGCGGGACCAGGGCCGCATCCGGTCGTCGTCTATTGCAATGGCCTCGATAGCTGCAAGGAACTGCTCTATTGGTCGAATTTGCCCGAAGCGCTGGCACGGCGCGGCATTTCGACGCTGAGCGTCGATCAGCCGGGCAGCGGCGAGGCGTTGCGCTTGCAGAATCTGCCGGTCGATCCGCATAGCGAAAATTGGGCAAGCAAGGCGATCGACTGGCTGGAAACCCAGGCTGATGCCGATCCCAAGCGCATCGGTATGACCGGCATTTCGCTGGGCGGCCATTTCGCGCCGCGCGCCGTCGCCTATGAACCGCGCTTCGCCAGCGGCGCCTGCTGGGGCGCGAATCATAATTGGGCAGAGGTGCAGCAGAAGCGGCTGAACCGGGAAGGCGAAAATCCCGTCCCCCATTATTGGGCGCATGTCATGTGGGCCTTTGGTGCCGACACCATGGAAGACTTCCTGGAAAAGGCGAAGGACATGAACCTGAACGGCGGCCATATGGATGGCGTCAAGGTTCCCTTCCTGGTCACCCATGGCGCGAAGGACCGGCAGATCAGCGTCGATTATGCGCAGGATTGCTATGACCAGCTCGTCAACTCGCTACGCCGCGAACTCAAGCTGTTCACCGAGCGGGAAGGCGGGGTCGAGCATGTCGGCGCCGACAATATGAGCTTTGGCTGCGACTATATCGCCGACTGGTTCGCCGACACGCTGAGCGGTCACGCGGGTTAA